ACGGAGCTTTCATAGTAACGGAAATGGTGCTTCTTCGGCCACCCTTCACGGAGAAGATACCTATCCCTATTCTCAGCTTCAAGAACTGTATGAAGAAGTCCAGGAAGAATTAGAAAAAAAACTTTCGACCCAGCCCCTGGTATTACTGGCTCAAAATTATATCGAAAGAAATTATCCTTACCCCGAGCTTTCCCTGGAAGAAACGGCCCAGGAACTGGAGGTAAGCCCGGGCTACCTTTCCCGGCTTTTAAAGCGAGCCACGGGCTATTCCTTTGTGGAATATCTCTGTCGGGTTCGAATTAAGCATGCCCTCCAGCTTATGGAAAATCCGGCCCTCAAAATATATGAAATAGCCGAACAGGTAGGTTACCGAAGTCAGCATTACTTTAGTCGGGCCTTTAAACAGGTGTTGGGTATTTCTCCTATTGAGTACAAGAACCGCGGTGGTTCTTCCCGTTCTGTGACTACAAAGGAGGAGCCTGAGGTATGAAAGTTCCCTCCTTTCAGCGACTCGTTCTTATTAGTATGGGGCTGCTCTGTTCTCTTGCCCTCTTTGTGGCCATAAGTCCCCTCCAGCTTACTCGTCAAAGTCCGCAAGAGGTTTCAATGTTGATAGGCCTTTCCCAGGCAAATCTTTCAGAACCCTGGCGCATCACCATGACGGAAGAAATCCGTCAGCAGGCAAAGCAGTACCCCGATATGCGGGTTATCATTACCGATGCGGTGGATTCCAGCGATCGGCAGATTGAAGATGTGCGTCGTCTCATGGACTATGGGATTGACCTCCTTATTATTTCCCCCACGGATTCCCAGAAGCTTACTCCCATAGTAACCGAAGTGTACCACAAAATTCCCGTGATTGTGCTCGATCGGGCGGTGGAAGGCTATGATTACACCCTGTACATCGGCCCGGATAATCAGCTTATCGGAAGAGAAACGGGCCGCTATGTTTCGGAACTTCTGGGCAGTCGGGGCGGGACCCTCTGGGAGGTGCAGGGAAGGGCGGGCTCTCCCCCCGCCATTGATAGGAGTGCTGGCCTGCGGGAAGAGATTGCCCGTCATCCCGCTATTCGGGTGCTTCAAACGGTAACCGCCGATTGGCTACGGGATCAGGCAGAAGATGCCCTCTCTACCCTGGTTCGCCGGGAACCTCTGCCAGATGTGATCGTTGCCCAGAACGATGCCATGGCCTATGGGGCCATCCTGGCCTTCCAGAAAGCGGGGCTCCCTTTGCCCCGGATCATTGGGGTCGATGGCCTTGAAGGGTCCAACGGCGGGCTTGATCTTGTGCGACGGGGGCTTCTGGCGGCCACCTTTATTTGTCCTACGGGCGGTAAAGAGGCGGTGGACTACGCCCGGGATATCCTTGCCAAAAAGTCGGGCATCCCTAAAAAGATTTACCTCCGCACCCAGCAGGTAACCGCTCAAAACATTAGCTGGGCCATGGATCCCTATCGATCGGTGAGGAGGCCCCGTCCCCGGGAAGAACCTAT
The DNA window shown above is from Treponema sp. J25 and carries:
- a CDS encoding substrate-binding domain-containing protein, which gives rise to MKVPSFQRLVLISMGLLCSLALFVAISPLQLTRQSPQEVSMLIGLSQANLSEPWRITMTEEIRQQAKQYPDMRVIITDAVDSSDRQIEDVRRLMDYGIDLLIISPTDSQKLTPIVTEVYHKIPVIVLDRAVEGYDYTLYIGPDNQLIGRETGRYVSELLGSRGGTLWEVQGRAGSPPAIDRSAGLREEIARHPAIRVLQTVTADWLRDQAEDALSTLVRREPLPDVIVAQNDAMAYGAILAFQKAGLPLPRIIGVDGLEGSNGGLDLVRRGLLAATFICPTGGKEAVDYARDILAKKSGIPKKIYLRTQQVTAQNISWAMDPYRSVRRPRPREEPITLGFAQVGSESRWRLANTRSIKEAAQVAGIRLIFEDGKQKQENQIAAIRSFIQKKVDIIAFSPIVESGWEEVLSEAKAAGIPVILTDREVDLKDDTLWATFIGSDFLEEGRRAARWLLQYMEKHPTPDGNVHIVELQGTVGSAPAIDRKRGFEQTIAPYRNFKIIRSEIANFYFDQGKAVMREILKTETQRIDALFAHNDDMALGAIEALEEAGLRPGKDVIIVSVDAVKEAFQAMLKGKLNCTVECSPLLGPQLMKIVRDYFDGKELPTRIITSEEVFPAETSRAVIARRRY